In Vibrio celticus, one genomic interval encodes:
- the zapA gene encoding cell division protein ZapA, producing MSNQAVDVEILGKLTRVNCPPGQEESLIAAAADLDNRLKEMAERTKVTNEVKLLTIAALNICYELQTKKFEANDEQNALTERMEQLTTSLSDVLSKVKHGQQ from the coding sequence ATGAGTAATCAAGCGGTAGACGTTGAAATATTAGGAAAACTGACTCGAGTGAATTGTCCACCAGGGCAAGAAGAGTCATTGATTGCAGCGGCGGCCGATCTTGATAATCGATTGAAAGAGATGGCTGAACGTACTAAGGTAACCAATGAAGTGAAGCTGCTGACTATCGCAGCTCTGAATATTTGCTACGAATTACAAACCAAGAAGTTTGAAGCAAACGATGAACAAAACGCACTGACCGAGCGAATGGAACAGCTCACGACATCACTTTCAGATGTCCTCAGTAAAGTTAAGCACGGACAGCAATAG
- a CDS encoding YecA/YgfB family protein, giving the protein MSETTLPDYLTVATELQSASLAVTPAEMHGLLTGMLSGGLSLADKSWQPLIFDYTNEGMGWPDRALTLAEATLKVTTSEITGSGMELSMLLPDEDASASLFDLADGVSDWINHFISGLGLVGAQLNKASEGTKEALADLEEMAKLGIDEEDDLEEQAQLLEHVIEHVKACALTIHAEFGARPSEDAAPTIH; this is encoded by the coding sequence ATGAGCGAAACTACTTTACCTGATTACCTAACGGTTGCGACTGAACTTCAATCGGCAAGTCTAGCCGTAACCCCTGCTGAGATGCATGGTTTATTAACGGGTATGTTAAGCGGAGGCTTAAGCCTAGCAGATAAGAGTTGGCAACCGCTGATCTTTGATTACACCAACGAAGGTATGGGCTGGCCAGATCGCGCGTTAACGCTAGCGGAAGCGACATTGAAAGTAACGACCAGTGAAATCACAGGTTCAGGCATGGAATTGTCTATGTTGCTGCCTGACGAAGACGCAAGCGCAAGCCTGTTTGACTTGGCTGACGGTGTGTCTGATTGGATTAACCATTTCATCTCTGGTTTAGGTCTTGTTGGCGCTCAATTGAACAAAGCGTCTGAAGGCACGAAAGAAGCGTTGGCGGATCTTGAAGAGATGGCAAAGCTAGGCATTGATGAAGAAGATGATCTGGAAGAACAAGCACAACTTCTAGAGCACGTTATTGAGCACGTAAAAGCGTGTGCATTAACGATTCACGCTGAATTTGGTGCACGCCCATCTGAAGATGCGGCGCCAACCATTCACTAA
- the ubiH gene encoding 2-octaprenyl-6-methoxyphenyl hydroxylase, translating to MAQYDVVIAGGAMAGATLALALNRLSQGSLSIAVVEPYQVDHQAHPGFDSRSIALSYGTVQILDSLHLWQSIAPVATPIKDIHVSDRGHAGMTDIYSEELAVDALGYVVELADVGRIYQQKLESEAAITMLCPESVSKVEREEALTTIELTSGQTITTKLLVAADGAISTCSQQLNIPLNEHDFEQVAVIANIVASEPHQGRAFERFTHHGPVALLPMSDNRLSLVWCLPPEQVDKVMAFNDDEFLEQLQKDFGWRLGRLEKVGKRASYPLILRHRQQNISHRFAIVGNAAQTLHPIAGQGFNLGIRDVASLAEELCTQLDDVGRYRGLVNFRKRREQDRDATITLTSSLVHLFSNDFMTARIGRNLGLAVIDNLPPPKGPLLRHTLGLVER from the coding sequence ATGGCTCAATATGATGTTGTAATTGCTGGTGGTGCAATGGCGGGGGCGACGTTAGCCCTTGCTCTGAACCGCCTAAGCCAAGGCTCGTTGTCGATTGCGGTGGTTGAGCCTTATCAGGTTGATCATCAAGCTCATCCTGGGTTTGATTCTCGTTCGATCGCTTTGTCTTATGGCACGGTACAGATCCTTGACTCTCTGCACCTGTGGCAATCTATCGCTCCGGTAGCGACCCCGATTAAAGATATCCATGTATCGGATCGTGGGCATGCAGGGATGACGGATATCTATAGTGAAGAACTGGCTGTAGATGCACTTGGCTATGTAGTCGAGTTAGCCGATGTTGGTCGAATTTATCAGCAGAAGCTGGAATCAGAAGCGGCCATTACCATGCTTTGTCCTGAGTCTGTCAGTAAAGTTGAACGTGAAGAAGCGTTGACGACGATTGAACTGACAAGTGGGCAAACCATAACGACTAAGTTACTGGTTGCGGCTGACGGTGCAATCTCAACCTGTAGTCAGCAACTCAATATCCCACTGAATGAACATGACTTTGAACAGGTTGCTGTGATTGCCAATATCGTGGCGAGCGAACCCCATCAAGGTCGCGCATTTGAGCGTTTTACCCATCATGGGCCAGTCGCTCTATTGCCGATGAGTGATAACCGTTTGTCTCTGGTTTGGTGTTTACCGCCGGAGCAAGTCGATAAAGTTATGGCTTTTAACGACGACGAATTCCTTGAGCAGCTGCAGAAAGATTTTGGTTGGCGACTTGGCCGATTAGAGAAAGTCGGCAAGCGTGCGAGCTATCCACTGATTCTTCGTCACCGACAGCAAAATATCTCTCATCGATTTGCCATTGTTGGTAATGCTGCTCAAACGCTTCACCCCATTGCGGGGCAAGGCTTTAACCTAGGTATCCGAGACGTGGCTTCCTTGGCAGAAGAGTTGTGTACTCAGTTGGATGATGTGGGTCGTTACCGTGGTCTTGTTAACTTTAGAAAACGTAGAGAACAAGATAGAGACGCAACGATCACGTTGACTTCAAGCCTAGTTCACCTGTTCTCAAACGATTTTATGACCGCTCGCATTGGGCGTAATCTTGGGTTAGCCGTAATAGATAACCTTCCACCACCTAAAGGTCCACTTTTGCGTCATACGCTTGGCCTAGTAGAAAGATAA
- a CDS encoding aminoacyl-tRNA deacylase → METLITQWLDQQQVNYRLLMQSKPTTSIEETAQERGIDASQMVKCILLKDMGNQYALACTAGDRSVDPKKVRSVLNYRRMTCVSLADVETITGFKVGCVGPLALKRHMPIIFDPSIQNNSTVTISSGDRMAGVALDLNDLMALCAPTVADISR, encoded by the coding sequence GTGGAAACGCTGATTACACAATGGCTGGATCAACAGCAGGTGAACTATCGCCTGCTGATGCAAAGCAAGCCAACCACCAGCATTGAAGAAACGGCACAAGAGCGAGGCATCGACGCCTCTCAAATGGTGAAGTGCATCCTGCTCAAGGATATGGGTAACCAGTATGCGTTGGCCTGTACTGCTGGCGATCGCTCTGTCGACCCTAAGAAAGTACGCTCGGTACTGAATTACCGTCGAATGACCTGCGTGTCGCTCGCTGATGTTGAAACAATCACTGGCTTTAAAGTGGGTTGCGTTGGCCCGCTTGCTCTAAAGAGACACATGCCGATCATTTTTGATCCTTCCATTCAGAACAACTCGACCGTGACCATTAGCTCCGGCGATCGAATGGCTGGCGTTGCGTTGGATCTCAATGATCTTATGGCGCTATGTGCACCGACTGTCGCGGACATCAGTCGATGA
- the ygfZ gene encoding tRNA-modifying protein YgfZ produces the protein MDWKNTFQPLAHTQNESLPELMMTHVSDWSAITMIGDDKKSYLQGQVTCDVVTLPNDESTLGAHCDAKGKVWSIFRLFHHNCGYALMQPKSAIEVELVEIKKYAVFSKVDIEQTTDVVIGVMGASADQYIDSISEGQGNVRAISGGTAVKVSDNRWALLITEDVAATLVSSSSAEKVSEALWQYHEILDAQPNLSKEEQNEHIPQALNLQAIGGISFSKGCYTGQETVARAKYRGMNKREMRIVSGTTAEVLSLENPIELERSVGENWRGAGRLLNVYQFADNQAIGLMVLPNNLDDDVQLRLTAQPDQTWNILPLPYSLDDE, from the coding sequence ATGGATTGGAAAAACACATTTCAGCCACTCGCTCATACGCAAAATGAATCGCTTCCAGAACTGATGATGACACACGTGTCAGACTGGAGCGCAATCACCATGATAGGCGATGACAAAAAGTCGTACCTACAGGGTCAAGTAACGTGCGATGTCGTCACTCTTCCTAATGATGAATCGACGTTAGGCGCGCACTGTGATGCAAAAGGAAAGGTATGGAGTATCTTCCGCCTGTTCCATCACAATTGCGGTTACGCACTCATGCAGCCTAAATCTGCGATTGAAGTAGAGCTGGTCGAAATCAAAAAATACGCCGTGTTCTCTAAGGTTGATATCGAGCAAACGACAGATGTTGTTATCGGTGTGATGGGCGCGTCTGCGGATCAATACATTGATTCAATCTCAGAAGGCCAAGGTAACGTGCGTGCTATCTCTGGTGGCACAGCGGTTAAAGTCTCTGACAATCGTTGGGCGCTGCTTATTACGGAAGATGTTGCTGCAACCTTAGTATCAAGTAGCTCAGCAGAAAAAGTATCAGAAGCACTTTGGCAATATCATGAAATTCTTGATGCTCAGCCTAACCTATCGAAAGAAGAACAAAACGAGCACATCCCTCAAGCACTTAACCTGCAAGCGATTGGTGGTATCAGCTTTTCAAAAGGCTGTTACACAGGTCAAGAAACGGTAGCTCGTGCCAAGTATCGTGGCATGAACAAGCGTGAGATGCGTATTGTTTCAGGAACAACAGCAGAAGTATTGTCTCTAGAGAACCCAATTGAACTAGAGCGTAGCGTGGGTGAGAACTGGCGTGGCGCAGGCCGACTATTAAACGTCTATCAATTTGCTGATAACCAAGCGATTGGTTTGATGGTACTTCCAAACAACCTTGATGACGATGTTCAGCTTCGACTGACCGCGCAGCCTGATCAAACATGGAATATCCTGCCACTGCCGTACAGCCTTGACGATGAGTAA
- a CDS encoding FAD-dependent 2-octaprenylphenol hydroxylase: protein MMQSVDIAIVGGGMVGLALAAALKDSDLRIAVIEGRAPSEGLSELPDVRVSALSRSSEVILRNLGAWQGIEQRRAAPYQAMEVWEQDSFARIEFDSTRLAQPNLGHIVENRVIQLALLDQVKKQDNVSLYMPATCKTMAIGESEAWLTLDNGQALTAKLVVGADGANSWVRKQQDIPLTHWDYGHSAIVANIKTAEPHHSVARQIFTPQGPLAFLPMQPGHMSSIVWSTEPNRAEKLVSMSDADFNKQLTAEFDSKLGLCEVVGDRFAFPLRMRYARDFAVERVALVGDAAHTIHPLAGQGVNLGLLDAASLAQELLKLWAAGEDIGTKRNLRGYERWRKAEAAKMIASMQGFKDLFEGDNPAKKLIRGIGMKLAGQLPGAKDEIMKRALGLSGNLPDLAKRPVTHR, encoded by the coding sequence ATGATGCAAAGTGTTGATATCGCGATTGTTGGTGGTGGCATGGTTGGCTTAGCGCTTGCTGCTGCCCTGAAAGACAGTGACCTAAGAATTGCTGTCATTGAAGGTAGAGCTCCCAGTGAAGGGCTTAGTGAGCTGCCTGACGTACGTGTATCCGCGTTGAGTCGTTCTAGTGAAGTGATTCTTCGCAACTTAGGTGCATGGCAAGGTATCGAACAAAGACGTGCAGCACCGTATCAAGCGATGGAAGTGTGGGAGCAAGACAGCTTTGCCCGTATTGAGTTTGACTCGACACGCTTGGCTCAGCCGAACTTGGGTCATATCGTTGAAAACCGTGTGATTCAATTAGCGCTGCTTGATCAGGTTAAGAAGCAAGACAACGTCAGCCTGTATATGCCCGCAACGTGTAAAACGATGGCGATTGGTGAAAGTGAAGCTTGGTTAACATTGGACAATGGTCAAGCACTGACAGCTAAGTTAGTTGTTGGAGCAGACGGCGCAAACTCTTGGGTTCGTAAGCAGCAAGATATCCCATTAACACATTGGGATTACGGACACAGTGCGATTGTCGCGAACATCAAAACAGCAGAGCCGCACCACAGCGTTGCTCGTCAAATATTCACACCTCAAGGCCCATTGGCATTCCTACCAATGCAACCAGGCCACATGAGCTCGATTGTTTGGTCTACCGAACCAAACCGTGCCGAGAAGCTGGTATCCATGTCGGATGCTGATTTTAATAAGCAGCTAACGGCAGAGTTCGACTCGAAGCTTGGATTGTGCGAAGTGGTTGGTGACCGTTTTGCCTTCCCACTGCGTATGCGTTATGCACGTGACTTTGCGGTAGAGCGTGTGGCTTTGGTTGGTGATGCTGCTCATACCATTCATCCATTAGCGGGGCAGGGCGTTAACCTTGGCCTATTAGACGCAGCAAGCTTAGCACAAGAGCTGTTAAAGCTATGGGCTGCGGGTGAGGACATTGGCACCAAGCGTAATCTTCGCGGCTACGAGCGTTGGAGAAAAGCAGAGGCGGCGAAAATGATTGCTTCAATGCAGGGCTTTAAAGACCTGTTTGAAGGCGATAACCCAGCTAAGAAGCTGATTCGTGGTATCGGTATGAAGCTAGCAGGTCAATTACCGGGTGCGAAAGATGAGATCATGAAGCGCGCACTGGGTTTATCTGGCAATCTTCCTGATTTAGCTAAGCGTCCAGTGACTCATCGATAG
- a CDS encoding DUF1107 domain-containing protein yields MRLFKRYTPSMIAKHVSRLFKGRIYIYGVGKFEFDNGKLVLPDRAEKRHFQTVKEINNEIMKLRCAYA; encoded by the coding sequence ATGAGACTGTTTAAGCGCTATACACCGAGTATGATTGCTAAACATGTAAGTCGACTTTTCAAAGGACGAATCTACATTTACGGCGTAGGAAAATTTGAGTTTGATAACGGTAAGCTCGTGCTACCAGACCGAGCAGAAAAGCGTCACTTTCAAACAGTGAAAGAAATAAATAATGAAATCATGAAACTGCGCTGCGCGTACGCATGA
- a CDS encoding 5-formyltetrahydrofolate cyclo-ligase: protein MKTLTRSEFRKQIRIKRNALSGDQQTQSGIDLVKQCMQLDEIQSAQHIALYISIDGELDTQPLIEWLWAQGKQTYLPVLHPFSAGHLLFLHYSPSTPTVLNKYGIVEPQLNQMLVKPCQQLDLILTPLVGFDSHGHRLGMGGGYYDRTLVKWFETGEGATPIGLAHDCQHVDTLPIEEWDIPLPKIVTPSKTWQWENNH, encoded by the coding sequence ATGAAGACGCTCACACGCAGCGAATTTCGCAAACAGATCCGTATCAAGCGCAATGCCTTATCTGGCGACCAACAAACTCAATCCGGTATAGACTTAGTTAAGCAATGCATGCAGCTTGATGAGATTCAGTCTGCTCAGCATATTGCCCTCTATATCTCTATCGATGGCGAACTCGATACCCAGCCTTTAATCGAATGGTTATGGGCGCAAGGCAAGCAAACTTATTTACCAGTATTGCACCCCTTCTCTGCCGGACACCTGCTGTTTCTGCACTACTCGCCAAGCACACCGACGGTCTTGAATAAGTACGGTATTGTCGAACCTCAGCTCAATCAGATGCTGGTTAAACCTTGTCAGCAACTCGACCTCATTCTTACGCCCCTTGTCGGCTTTGACTCTCATGGCCATCGTTTAGGTATGGGCGGCGGATATTACGATCGCACCTTGGTGAAGTGGTTCGAGACGGGGGAAGGTGCAACTCCAATTGGTTTGGCTCATGATTGCCAACATGTTGATACCCTACCGATTGAAGAATGGGACATTCCGTTACCTAAAATCGTGACTCCGAGTAAAACTTGGCAATGGGAAAACAACCATTAA